A DNA window from Hordeum vulgare subsp. vulgare chromosome 1H, MorexV3_pseudomolecules_assembly, whole genome shotgun sequence contains the following coding sequences:
- the LOC123447597 gene encoding general transcription factor IIF subunit 2: MGDEAKYLETARADRSVWLMKCPPVVSQAWQGASASSGDANPNPVVAKVVLSLDPLSSAEPSLQFKMEMSQTSVASTCNLPKSYSLNMFKDFVPMCVFSETNQGKLSCEGKVEHKFDMEPHKDNLLNYAKLCRERTQKSMVKTRKVQVLDNDHGMSMRPMPGMVGLISSSSKEKRKPTPTKPSDVKRTRRDRRELENIIFKLFEKQPNWALKALVQETDQPEQFLKEILNDLCMYNKRGPNQGTHELKPEYKKSSEDAAGAP, encoded by the exons ATGGGCGACGAGGCGAAGTACCTGGAGACGGCGCGGGCGGACCGCTCCGTGTGGCTCATGAAGTGCCCCCCCGTCGTCTCCCAGGCTTGGCAGGGCGCCTCCGCCTCTTCCGGCGATGCTAACCCTAACCCGGTCGTCGCCAAGGTCGTGCTGTCCCTCGACCCCCTCAGCTCCGCCGAGCCTTCCCTCCAG TTCAAGATGGAGATGTCTCAAactagtgtagctagcacttgcaatCTACCAAAGAGTTACTCCTTGAATATGTTCAAGGATTTTGTACCCATGTGTGTTTTCTCTGAGACTAATCAAG GAAAACTCTCATGCGAAGGAAAAGTTGAGCATAAATTCGACATGGAACCTCACAAGGATAACTTATTGAACTACGCAAAGTTATGCCGTGAAAGAACACAAAAGTCTATGGTTAAAACTAGAAAAGTGCAG GTCCTTGATAATGACCATGGAATGAGCATGAGACCCATGCCTGGCATGGTTGGTCTGATATCTTCTAGTTCCAAG GAGAAGAGGAAGCCGACGCCAACCAAACCATCTGATGTCAAAAGAACACGTAGGGATCGCCGGGAACTGGAAAACATTATCTTCAAGCTTTTCGAAAAGCAGCCTAACTGGGCACTGAAGGCTCTAGTGCAAGAAACCGACCAGCCAGAG CAATTCCTCAAGGAGATATTGAACGACCTCTGTATGTACAACAAGCGAGGGCCGAACCAGGGCACACATGAGCTCAAGCCCGAGTACAAGAAGTCATCGGAGGATGCCGCCGGCGCTCCGTGA